A genomic stretch from Georgenia muralis includes:
- the purU gene encoding formyltetrahydrofolate deformylase, translating to MTTAEPSATASAEHLVLALSCPDQPGIVHAVSGALAEHGGNITESQQFGDPSTGLFFMRVQVETAAPRADLEAALSAVARRFGMTWKLDRVGRPVRTLIMASKDPHCLVDLLFRQRFQGLPIEVVGVVANHPDLEPIARSYDAPFHHIPVTRETKPDAERALLDIVHAGDVELVVLARYMQILSDEVCTELAGNVINIHHSFLPSFKGARPYAQAHGRGVKLIGATAHYVTADLDEGPIIEQDVERVTHSDDVGEMVARGQDVERRVLARAVRWHAEHRVLVDGRRTVVFS from the coding sequence GTGACCACCGCCGAGCCGTCCGCGACCGCGAGCGCCGAGCACCTCGTCCTCGCCCTGTCCTGCCCCGACCAGCCCGGGATCGTCCACGCCGTCTCGGGCGCGCTGGCCGAGCACGGGGGGAACATCACCGAGTCGCAGCAGTTCGGCGACCCCTCCACGGGCCTGTTCTTCATGCGGGTGCAGGTGGAGACCGCGGCGCCGCGCGCCGACCTCGAGGCCGCCCTGAGCGCCGTCGCGCGCCGGTTCGGCATGACGTGGAAGCTCGACCGGGTCGGCCGCCCGGTCCGGACCCTCATCATGGCGTCCAAGGACCCCCACTGCCTCGTGGACCTGCTGTTCCGGCAGCGGTTCCAGGGACTGCCGATCGAGGTGGTGGGCGTCGTGGCCAACCACCCCGACCTCGAGCCCATCGCGAGGTCCTACGACGCGCCGTTCCACCACATCCCGGTCACCCGGGAGACCAAGCCCGACGCCGAGCGTGCCCTCCTGGACATCGTCCACGCCGGCGACGTCGAGCTGGTGGTCCTCGCCCGGTACATGCAGATCCTCTCCGACGAGGTGTGCACCGAGCTGGCGGGCAACGTCATCAACATCCACCACTCGTTCCTGCCCAGCTTCAAGGGCGCCCGCCCGTACGCCCAGGCCCACGGGCGGGGCGTGAAGCTCATCGGGGCGACGGCGCACTACGTGACCGCGGACCTCGACGAGGGGCCGATCATCGAGCAGGACGTCGAGCGGGTCACGCACTCCGACGACGTCGGCGAGATGGTCGCCCGCGGCCAGGACGTCGAGCGCCGGGTCCTCGCCCGCGCCGTACGGTGGCACGCCGAGCACCGCGTGCTCGTGGACGGGCGCCGCACGGTCGTCTTCTCGTAG
- a CDS encoding DUF4190 domain-containing protein has translation MSSEQPRPRSDGDQPQQGGPPWRGEPQHGEQPSAQPQDGQQYQQPWHGGQQYGQPGQQYGGQQYGQPGQQYGGQQYGQPGQQYGGQQYGQPGQQYGGQQYGQPGQQYDQTQYDQTQYDQTQYAGQQPYAQSQYGQQPYAQYGQQPYGKQYGGYGPRNGLGVGALVVGILALLIAWVPFVGLLGALGGLVAVIMGAVALQRVGRREATNRGTSVAGMAVGVLAILLGIASTVFGAALFARLGPDFEQCVEVYQDDPAGLQRCLEDIARG, from the coding sequence ATGAGCTCCGAGCAGCCCCGGCCGCGGTCCGACGGTGACCAGCCCCAGCAGGGCGGTCCGCCCTGGCGCGGCGAGCCGCAGCACGGTGAGCAGCCGTCCGCCCAGCCGCAGGACGGCCAGCAGTACCAGCAGCCGTGGCACGGCGGGCAGCAGTACGGACAGCCTGGCCAGCAGTACGGCGGACAGCAGTACGGACAGCCTGGCCAGCAGTACGGCGGGCAGCAGTACGGACAGCCTGGCCAGCAGTACGGCGGGCAGCAGTACGGACAGCCTGGCCAGCAGTACGGCGGGCAGCAGTACGGACAGCCTGGCCAGCAGTACGACCAGACGCAGTACGACCAGACGCAGTACGACCAGACGCAGTACGCCGGGCAGCAGCCGTACGCGCAGAGCCAGTACGGGCAGCAGCCGTACGCGCAGTACGGGCAGCAGCCGTACGGGAAGCAGTACGGCGGCTACGGTCCCCGGAACGGCCTGGGCGTCGGGGCGCTCGTCGTGGGCATCCTCGCCCTGCTCATCGCCTGGGTGCCGTTCGTCGGGCTGCTGGGCGCGCTCGGTGGTCTGGTCGCCGTCATCATGGGGGCGGTCGCCCTCCAGCGCGTAGGACGGCGTGAGGCGACGAACCGCGGCACCTCGGTCGCGGGGATGGCCGTCGGGGTGCTCGCGATCCTGCTCGGCATCGCCTCGACCGTCTTCGGCGCGGCCCTGTTCGCCCGCCTGGGTCCGGACTTCGAGCAGTGCGTCGAGGTCTACCAGGACGACCCGGCCGGACTCCAGCGGTGCCTGGAGGACATCGCCCGCGGCTGA
- a CDS encoding malate dehydrogenase: MTTTPVNVTVTGAAGQIGYALLFRIASGQLLGPDTPVSLRLLEIPQGVKAAEGTAMELDDCAFPLLAGIDIFDDARQGFDGANVALLVGARPRSKGMERGDLLEANGGIFGPQGEAINAGAADDVKVLVVGNPANTNALIAQRHAPDVPAERFTAMTRLDHNRALHQLATKAGVAVNEVERLTIWGNHSATQYPDIFHARVGGRAATDVVDEAWLESEFIPTVAKRGAAIIEARGLSSAASAANAAIDHVHDWVTGTQGEGWTSAAIVSDGSYGVPEGLISSFPVRARDGRWEIVQGLEVNDFSRAKIDASVAELVEERDAVQQLGLV; the protein is encoded by the coding sequence ATGACCACGACCCCGGTGAACGTCACCGTGACCGGAGCGGCCGGACAGATCGGCTACGCGCTGCTCTTCCGCATCGCCTCGGGCCAGCTGCTCGGTCCGGACACCCCGGTCTCCCTGCGCCTGCTCGAGATCCCCCAGGGCGTCAAGGCGGCCGAGGGCACCGCGATGGAGCTCGACGACTGCGCGTTCCCGCTCCTGGCGGGCATCGACATCTTCGACGACGCCCGTCAGGGGTTCGACGGCGCCAACGTCGCCCTCCTCGTCGGCGCGCGGCCGCGCAGCAAGGGCATGGAGCGTGGGGACCTCCTCGAGGCCAACGGCGGCATCTTCGGCCCGCAGGGCGAGGCGATCAACGCCGGCGCCGCGGACGACGTCAAGGTCCTCGTCGTGGGCAACCCGGCCAACACCAACGCCCTCATCGCCCAGCGCCACGCCCCCGACGTCCCCGCCGAGCGCTTCACCGCCATGACGCGCCTGGACCACAACCGCGCCCTCCACCAGCTCGCCACGAAGGCGGGCGTCGCGGTGAACGAGGTCGAGCGGCTGACGATCTGGGGCAACCACTCCGCCACCCAGTACCCGGACATCTTCCACGCGCGGGTGGGCGGGCGCGCCGCCACCGACGTCGTCGACGAGGCCTGGCTCGAGAGCGAGTTCATCCCCACGGTCGCCAAGCGCGGTGCCGCCATCATCGAGGCCCGCGGGCTGTCCTCGGCGGCGTCCGCCGCCAACGCGGCGATCGACCACGTCCACGACTGGGTCACGGGCACCCAGGGGGAGGGCTGGACCTCCGCCGCCATCGTCTCGGACGGCTCGTACGGCGTGCCCGAGGGCCTCATCTCCTCCTTCCCGGTCCGTGCCCGCGACGGTCGCTGGGAGATCGTCCAGGGGCTGGAGGTCAACGACTTCTCCCGCGCGAAGATCGACGCCTCGGTGGCCGAGCTCGTCGAGGAGCGCGACGCGGTCCAGCAGCTCGGCCTCGTGTGA
- a CDS encoding NADP-dependent isocitrate dehydrogenase, with protein MAKIKVAGPVVELDGDEMTRIIWQFIKDRLIHPYLDVDLRYYDLSIQNRDATDDQVTIDAANAIKEHNVGVKCATITPDEARVEEFGLKKMWVSPNGTIRNILGGVVFREPIIISNVPRLVPGWTKPIIIGRHAHGDQYKATNFKVPGAGQLTMTFTPTDGSEPVQHVVANYGDDGGVAMGMYNYNNSIRDFARASFAYGLQRGYPVYLSTKNTILKAYDGAFKDIFAEVFETEYKAQFDAAGLIYEHRLIDDMVAAAMKWEGGYVWAAKNYDGDVQSDTVAQGFGSLGLMTSVLMTPDGRTVEAEAAHGTVTRHYRQHQQGKPTSTNPIASIFAWTGGLKHRGKIDGTPEVTGFAETLEDVVIKTVESGRMTKDLALLVGKDQEWQTTQDFLATLDENLSARLA; from the coding sequence ATGGCGAAGATCAAGGTGGCGGGCCCCGTCGTCGAGCTCGACGGCGACGAGATGACGAGGATCATCTGGCAGTTCATCAAGGACCGTCTCATCCACCCGTACCTCGACGTCGACCTGCGTTACTACGACCTGTCCATCCAGAACCGCGACGCCACGGACGACCAGGTCACCATCGACGCCGCGAACGCGATCAAGGAGCACAACGTCGGCGTCAAGTGCGCCACGATCACCCCCGACGAGGCGCGCGTCGAGGAGTTCGGCCTCAAGAAGATGTGGGTCTCGCCCAACGGCACGATCCGCAACATCCTCGGCGGCGTCGTCTTCCGCGAGCCGATCATCATCTCCAACGTCCCGCGCCTGGTCCCGGGCTGGACGAAGCCGATCATCATCGGCCGCCACGCCCACGGCGACCAGTACAAGGCGACCAACTTCAAGGTGCCGGGCGCCGGGCAGCTGACGATGACCTTCACCCCCACCGACGGGTCGGAGCCGGTCCAGCACGTCGTCGCGAACTACGGCGACGACGGCGGCGTGGCGATGGGCATGTACAACTACAACAACTCCATCCGGGACTTCGCCCGCGCGTCCTTCGCGTACGGCCTCCAGCGCGGGTACCCGGTGTACCTGTCCACGAAGAACACGATCCTCAAGGCCTACGACGGCGCGTTCAAGGACATCTTCGCCGAGGTCTTCGAGACCGAGTACAAGGCGCAGTTCGACGCCGCCGGCCTGATCTACGAGCACCGCCTCATCGACGACATGGTCGCCGCGGCCATGAAGTGGGAGGGCGGGTACGTCTGGGCGGCCAAGAACTACGACGGCGACGTCCAGTCCGACACCGTCGCCCAGGGCTTCGGCTCGCTCGGGCTCATGACCTCCGTCCTCATGACCCCGGACGGCAGGACGGTCGAGGCCGAGGCCGCCCACGGCACGGTGACCCGGCACTACCGCCAGCACCAGCAGGGCAAGCCCACCTCGACCAACCCCATCGCCTCGATCTTCGCCTGGACCGGTGGCCTCAAGCACCGCGGCAAGATCGACGGCACCCCCGAGGTCACCGGCTTCGCCGAGACCCTCGAGGACGTCGTCATCAAGACCGTCGAGTCGGGCAGGATGACCAAGGACCTCGCGCTGCTGGTCGGCAAGGACCAGGAGTGGCAGACCACCCAGGACTTCCTCGCCACCCTGGACGAGAACCTCTCGGCCCGACTGGCCTGA
- the pulA gene encoding pullulanase-type alpha-1,6-glucosidase yields MPRRLRAAIASLSTATLALTGLAALAAAPPAQAADRLVTLVGDLQDELGCAADWAPDCPETVLAPTATEGVYAAELEVPGGSYAYKVALDGAWAESYPAADRPLVLAGPATVRFTFDEATKQVSLEVLDLAGGYTAADDALVAAPVRTEGAGESFYFVLTDRFANGDTTNDTGGIAGDRLDHGFDPADKGFYHGGDIAGLSEQLDYIEGLGTTAIWLTPSFKNNPVQGEGADASAGYHGYWITDFTQIDPHLGTNAELEAFVDEAHGRGIDVFFDIITNHTADLIDYEEGVYDYVEKSASPYLDTADRPFDPADHAGTGDFPAMDTTSFPYTPVRTGGDVTPAALNDVTLYHNRGDSTWTGESVTYGDFIGLDDLMTENPAVVSEMIDIYRAWMDMGIDGFRIDTAKHVNFEFWEEWTAAIDAYAAEVNPDFFTFGEVFDADARLTSPYVRKTEMSSVLDFAFQSAALSYAKGAGPAGLSSFFATDDYYTTPDSSADALPTFLGNHDMGRVGYLLQGSGSELERSELAHSLMYLTRGQPVVYYGDEQGFVGAGNDKSARQDMFASATAEYLGQPTLDGTYGTGDHYDTTAPLYTHIAGLAALRDARPALDRGAQIELHATDGVYAFARVDRDEKVEHLVATNSTGTEQSATFTTLTPGATYTPLHGTTTAVTADASGSVTLTVPALSAVVLVADATVGAPAEAAPITLTPAHGAKLEGLAPITADVADDVWSETTFSYRTVGETTWTTLGTAEDDTPRVFHDVDGLAAGTLVEYRAVTVDAAGNTAAASTVGSVGVDVTGAPPAQPDEELFVTVPGGHNSEMGCPGDWQPDCAAAVLTLDEASGRYVGTFDLPAGSYEYKVAVGGTWDVNYGAGGVPGGDNIAYTHTGGPVTFVYDPVTHVVTSSAEGPFVTLPGSFQSELGCSDDWQPQCLVSLMVDPERDGTYTFTTGDIPAGSYEVKVAHNRSWDENYGAGGAPGGANYTFSAPGDGKAVTFSYDIATHLLTIEATDPPLAGTGQQLAHWLDADTLAWPADLLGGTGPADLTWSLHHAGEGGLALTDGAVTGGTSTALTYAGTGLDEGLAERFPHLAGYVALDVEGLDRGQVEALLTGQLAVLLTGPDGPIAFTGVQVPGVLDDLYSDAAAERVLGADFSGGAPALALWAPTAKDVELLLYADAAGTGEPERVAMERQADGSWTVQGEADWEDRAYLFEVEVYVQTTGAVETNVVTDPYSFGLTLNSTRSVLVDLDDDVWAPALWAQTPAPEIDNPVDRTIYELNVRDFSIADSTVPEELRGTYAAFTLDGTDGMTHLRELADAGMNTVHLLPTFDIATIEEERAAQAVPEIPEGAAPDSTEQQAAVMAVRDADGFNWGYDPLHFSTPEGSYASVGNQTGGARVAEFRSMVGGLHDAGLQVVLDQVFNHTAAAGQAETSVLDRVVPGYYHRLSGTGSIETSTCCQNVATEHKMAEKLMVDSVVTWAADYHVDGFRFDLMGHHSRDSMVAVREALDALTVEEHGIDGEEVYLYGEGWNFGEVANNARFHQATQGQLDGTGIGTFSDRLRDAVRGGGPFDEDQRTHQGFGSGLATDPNAVAAGTPEEQAARLAHATDLVRLGLAGNLRDYTFLTSAGTEQSGAELDYNGQPAGYATSPEEVITYVDAHDNETLFDNLVLKLPVETSMDDRVRMNTLSLATTALAQTPSFWHAGTELLRSKSLDRNSYNSGDHFNLLDLTMQTNNFGVGLPPEPDNGDKWDVMAPLLANPDLRPAPEDIAASSAQAQDLLRLRHSTDLFRLGSADLIQEKVTFPASGPDAAPGVLVMHVDDLVGEDVDKKLDGVLTVFNASPEPVTQVLPELAGREYALSRIQENGADAVVRATTWDAATGTVTVPARTVAVLVDAADGPGTGRPGDRPTGPGKPAETPVGPPADRPGRGPQL; encoded by the coding sequence ATGCCACGCCGTCTGCGCGCCGCCATCGCGTCGCTGAGCACCGCCACCCTCGCCCTGACGGGGCTCGCCGCCCTGGCCGCGGCCCCTCCCGCCCAGGCCGCCGACCGCCTGGTCACCCTCGTCGGGGACCTCCAGGACGAGCTCGGCTGCGCCGCCGACTGGGCGCCGGACTGTCCCGAGACCGTGCTCGCCCCGACCGCCACCGAGGGCGTCTACGCCGCCGAGCTCGAGGTGCCGGGCGGCAGCTACGCGTACAAGGTCGCTCTCGACGGCGCGTGGGCCGAGTCCTACCCGGCGGCCGACCGCCCGCTCGTCCTCGCCGGGCCGGCCACGGTGCGGTTCACCTTCGACGAGGCCACGAAGCAGGTCTCCCTTGAGGTCCTCGACCTGGCCGGCGGCTACACCGCCGCCGACGACGCCCTCGTCGCGGCGCCGGTGCGCACCGAGGGTGCGGGGGAGAGCTTCTACTTCGTCCTCACCGACCGCTTCGCCAACGGCGACACCACCAACGACACCGGCGGCATCGCCGGCGACCGGCTCGACCACGGTTTCGACCCGGCCGACAAGGGCTTCTACCACGGCGGCGACATCGCCGGCCTCAGCGAGCAGCTGGACTACATCGAGGGCCTCGGCACCACCGCGATCTGGCTCACGCCGTCCTTCAAGAACAACCCCGTCCAGGGCGAGGGCGCGGACGCGTCCGCCGGGTACCACGGGTACTGGATCACCGACTTCACCCAGATCGACCCGCACCTGGGCACCAACGCCGAGCTCGAGGCGTTCGTCGACGAGGCCCACGGCCGCGGGATCGACGTCTTCTTCGACATCATCACCAACCACACCGCCGACCTCATCGACTACGAGGAGGGCGTGTACGACTACGTCGAGAAGTCGGCGAGCCCCTACCTCGACACGGCAGACCGGCCGTTCGACCCCGCCGACCACGCCGGCACGGGCGACTTCCCGGCCATGGACACCACGTCCTTCCCCTACACCCCCGTCCGCACGGGCGGCGACGTCACCCCCGCCGCGCTGAACGACGTCACGCTCTACCACAACCGCGGCGACTCGACGTGGACCGGGGAGTCCGTCACCTACGGCGACTTCATCGGGCTCGACGACCTCATGACCGAGAACCCCGCGGTCGTGTCCGAGATGATCGACATCTACCGCGCGTGGATGGACATGGGCATCGACGGGTTCCGGATCGACACCGCCAAGCACGTGAACTTCGAGTTCTGGGAGGAGTGGACCGCGGCCATCGACGCCTACGCCGCGGAGGTCAACCCCGACTTCTTCACCTTCGGCGAGGTCTTCGACGCCGACGCGCGCCTGACCTCTCCGTACGTGCGCAAGACCGAGATGTCCTCGGTCCTGGACTTCGCGTTCCAGTCCGCCGCACTCTCCTACGCCAAGGGCGCCGGCCCCGCCGGCCTGTCGAGCTTCTTCGCCACCGACGACTACTACACGACCCCGGACTCCAGCGCCGACGCGCTGCCGACCTTCCTCGGCAACCACGACATGGGCCGGGTGGGCTACCTCCTCCAGGGCAGCGGCTCCGAGCTCGAGCGCTCCGAGCTGGCGCACTCGCTCATGTACCTCACCCGCGGCCAGCCGGTGGTCTACTACGGCGACGAGCAGGGCTTCGTCGGTGCCGGCAACGACAAGTCGGCCCGGCAGGACATGTTCGCCTCCGCCACCGCGGAGTACCTCGGCCAGCCCACCCTCGACGGGACGTACGGCACCGGGGACCACTACGACACCACCGCGCCGCTGTACACCCACATCGCCGGGCTCGCCGCCCTGCGCGACGCCCGCCCGGCCCTCGACCGCGGCGCGCAGATCGAGCTGCACGCCACCGACGGCGTCTACGCCTTCGCCCGGGTCGACCGGGACGAGAAGGTCGAGCACCTCGTCGCGACGAACAGCACCGGCACCGAGCAGAGCGCCACCTTCACCACCCTCACCCCGGGCGCCACCTACACCCCCCTGCACGGCACCACCACCGCGGTGACGGCCGACGCGAGCGGCTCGGTGACGCTCACCGTCCCCGCGCTGTCCGCCGTCGTGCTCGTCGCGGACGCCACGGTCGGCGCCCCGGCCGAGGCGGCGCCGATCACCCTCACCCCCGCCCACGGGGCCAAGCTCGAGGGCCTGGCCCCGATCACGGCCGACGTCGCGGACGACGTCTGGTCCGAGACCACGTTCTCCTACCGCACCGTCGGTGAGACCACGTGGACGACCCTCGGCACCGCCGAGGACGACACCCCCCGTGTCTTCCACGACGTGGACGGCCTCGCCGCCGGCACGCTCGTGGAGTACCGGGCCGTCACGGTCGACGCCGCGGGGAACACCGCGGCGGCCTCGACCGTCGGGTCCGTCGGCGTGGACGTCACCGGAGCCCCGCCCGCGCAGCCGGACGAGGAGCTCTTCGTCACCGTGCCGGGGGGCCACAACTCCGAGATGGGCTGCCCCGGCGACTGGCAGCCGGACTGCGCCGCCGCGGTCCTGACGCTCGACGAGGCGTCCGGCAGGTATGTCGGCACGTTCGACCTGCCCGCCGGCAGCTACGAGTACAAGGTCGCCGTCGGCGGCACCTGGGACGTCAACTACGGCGCCGGCGGCGTGCCCGGCGGTGACAACATCGCCTACACCCACACCGGTGGGCCGGTCACGTTCGTCTACGACCCGGTCACCCACGTCGTCACCAGCTCAGCCGAGGGTCCGTTCGTCACCCTGCCGGGCAGCTTCCAGAGCGAGCTCGGCTGCTCGGACGACTGGCAGCCCCAGTGCCTGGTCTCGCTGATGGTCGACCCCGAGCGCGACGGCACCTACACCTTCACCACCGGTGACATCCCCGCCGGGAGCTACGAGGTCAAGGTCGCGCACAACCGCTCGTGGGACGAGAACTACGGGGCGGGCGGCGCCCCCGGCGGCGCCAACTACACATTCTCGGCCCCCGGTGACGGCAAGGCCGTGACCTTCTCGTACGACATCGCGACGCATCTGCTCACGATCGAGGCGACCGACCCGCCGCTGGCCGGGACGGGACAGCAGCTCGCCCACTGGCTCGACGCCGACACCCTCGCCTGGCCCGCCGACCTGCTCGGCGGCACCGGCCCGGCCGACCTCACCTGGAGCCTCCACCACGCGGGGGAGGGCGGTCTCGCCCTCACCGACGGTGCCGTCACCGGCGGTACGAGCACCGCACTGACCTACGCCGGCACGGGCCTGGACGAGGGCCTCGCCGAGAGGTTCCCGCACCTGGCCGGCTACGTCGCCCTCGACGTCGAGGGCCTGGACCGCGGGCAGGTCGAGGCCCTGCTCACCGGCCAGCTCGCCGTCCTCCTCACCGGCCCCGACGGACCCATCGCGTTCACCGGCGTCCAGGTCCCGGGGGTCCTCGACGACCTCTACTCCGACGCCGCGGCCGAGCGGGTCCTCGGCGCCGACTTCTCCGGCGGCGCCCCCGCCCTGGCCCTGTGGGCGCCGACCGCCAAGGACGTCGAGCTCCTGCTCTACGCCGACGCGGCCGGCACCGGTGAGCCGGAGCGCGTGGCCATGGAGCGCCAGGCCGACGGCTCCTGGACCGTCCAGGGCGAGGCGGACTGGGAGGACCGCGCGTACCTCTTCGAGGTCGAGGTCTACGTCCAGACCACCGGAGCGGTCGAGACGAACGTCGTCACCGACCCGTACTCGTTCGGCCTGACCCTGAACTCGACCCGCTCGGTGCTCGTCGACCTCGACGACGACGTGTGGGCGCCCGCCCTGTGGGCGCAGACCCCCGCGCCGGAGATCGACAACCCGGTCGACCGGACGATCTACGAGCTGAACGTCCGTGACTTCTCCATCGCGGACAGCACCGTCCCGGAGGAGCTGCGCGGCACGTACGCCGCGTTCACCCTCGACGGCACTGACGGGATGACCCACCTGCGCGAGCTCGCCGATGCGGGCATGAACACCGTCCACCTGCTGCCGACGTTCGACATCGCGACGATCGAGGAGGAGCGCGCCGCACAGGCGGTGCCCGAGATCCCCGAGGGCGCGGCCCCGGACTCCACCGAGCAGCAGGCCGCGGTCATGGCTGTGCGCGACGCGGACGGCTTCAACTGGGGCTACGACCCGCTGCACTTCTCCACCCCGGAGGGGTCCTACGCCTCGGTCGGCAACCAGACCGGCGGCGCGCGCGTCGCCGAGTTCCGCTCGATGGTGGGTGGGCTGCACGACGCCGGGCTGCAGGTCGTCCTCGACCAGGTCTTCAACCACACCGCAGCCGCCGGGCAGGCGGAGACGTCGGTCCTCGACCGGGTCGTCCCCGGGTACTACCACCGGCTCAGCGGCACCGGCTCGATCGAGACGTCCACCTGCTGCCAGAACGTCGCCACCGAGCACAAGATGGCCGAGAAGCTCATGGTCGACTCCGTCGTCACCTGGGCCGCGGACTACCACGTCGACGGCTTCCGCTTCGACCTCATGGGCCACCACAGCCGGGACAGCATGGTGGCGGTCCGGGAGGCCCTGGACGCCCTGACCGTGGAGGAGCACGGCATCGACGGCGAGGAGGTCTACCTCTACGGCGAGGGCTGGAACTTCGGCGAGGTCGCGAACAACGCCCGGTTCCACCAGGCCACCCAGGGCCAGCTCGACGGCACGGGCATCGGCACCTTCTCCGACCGGCTGCGCGACGCCGTCCGCGGCGGTGGTCCGTTCGACGAGGACCAGCGCACCCACCAGGGCTTCGGCTCGGGCCTGGCCACCGACCCCAACGCCGTGGCCGCCGGGACGCCGGAGGAGCAGGCCGCACGCCTGGCGCACGCCACCGACCTCGTCCGCCTCGGGCTGGCCGGGAACCTGCGCGACTACACCTTCCTCACCTCGGCGGGGACGGAGCAGTCGGGCGCGGAGCTGGACTACAACGGCCAACCTGCGGGGTACGCGACCTCCCCGGAGGAGGTCATCACCTACGTCGACGCGCACGACAACGAGACGCTGTTCGACAACCTCGTCCTCAAGCTGCCGGTGGAGACGTCGATGGACGACCGGGTGCGCATGAACACGCTCTCGCTCGCCACCACGGCCCTGGCCCAGACACCCAGCTTCTGGCACGCGGGCACGGAGCTGCTGCGCAGCAAGTCCCTGGACCGCAACAGCTACAACTCCGGAGACCACTTCAACCTGCTCGACCTGACCATGCAGACCAACAACTTCGGTGTGGGTCTGCCCCCGGAGCCGGACAACGGCGACAAGTGGGACGTCATGGCCCCGCTGCTGGCGAACCCGGACCTCCGTCCGGCGCCGGAGGACATCGCGGCGTCGTCCGCCCAGGCGCAGGACCTGCTGCGGCTGCGCCACTCCACCGACCTGTTCCGGCTCGGCTCCGCCGACCTGATCCAGGAGAAGGTGACCTTCCCGGCCTCCGGCCCGGACGCGGCGCCGGGCGTCCTTGTCATGCACGTCGACGACCTCGTCGGTGAGGACGTGGACAAGAAGCTCGACGGCGTCCTGACGGTGTTCAACGCCTCGCCCGAGCCGGTCACCCAGGTCCTGCCCGAGCTCGCCGGGCGCGAGTACGCACTATCCCGGATCCAGGAGAACGGGGCCGACGCCGTCGTGCGGGCCACCACGTGGGACGCCGCCACCGGCACGGTGACGGTCCCTGCCCGTACGGTCGCCGTCCTGGTGGACGCGGCCGACGGCCCGGGCACCGGCCGGCCCGGTGACCGGCCGACCGGTCCGGGCAAGCCCGCCGAGACCCCGGTCGGGCCGCCGGCCGACAGGCCCGGCCGCGGACCGCAGCTCTAG
- a CDS encoding GNAT family N-acetyltransferase yields MDDVRIDLITVDEAGELLTVRRAAFVTEAQLYGDPNLPALTQSLTELAADIERPDVVTLGAWSGHRLIGSIRVELEAERATLGRLAVVPDLQGQGIGTQLLMAVLQYLPEQTKEVWVFTGQDSKQNISMYAKHGYEHQYDQHTGDLTYAYLRRILGEGGDEDEEETVAG; encoded by the coding sequence ATGGACGACGTCAGGATCGACCTCATCACCGTCGACGAGGCCGGGGAGCTGCTCACCGTGCGGCGGGCGGCCTTCGTCACCGAGGCCCAGCTCTACGGCGACCCCAACCTCCCCGCGCTGACGCAGTCGCTCACCGAGCTCGCCGCCGACATCGAGCGCCCCGACGTCGTCACCCTCGGTGCCTGGTCGGGGCACCGGCTCATCGGCTCGATCCGCGTCGAGCTGGAGGCCGAGCGAGCCACGCTGGGCCGCCTCGCCGTCGTCCCCGACCTCCAGGGGCAGGGCATCGGCACGCAGCTGCTCATGGCGGTGCTGCAGTACCTGCCCGAGCAGACCAAGGAGGTCTGGGTCTTCACCGGGCAGGACTCCAAGCAGAACATCTCCATGTACGCCAAGCACGGCTACGAGCACCAGTACGACCAGCACACCGGCGATCTCACCTACGCCTACCTGCGCCGGATCCTCGGCGAGGGGGGGGACGAGGACGAGGAGGAGACCGTCGCCGGCTGA